CGGCCGGCGATCCGTGGCGGCGCGGAAGAGGTCTGCGGCGCGGGCGATATTTCCATGGTCGCGCGTCAGGATACCGAGGAGATAATAGGCTTGGGCGTTACCCGGATCATTTTTCAGTACTTCCAGGCAGATGGCATGCGCCGCCCGGTACTCGCCCAGCGCCAGAAGGCGCGCCGCCTCGGCAAGAGGCGCGCGAGAGGATTCCGGAGGTGATGAAGAATTGGGCAAATTATTTCCCGGCTGCTCGATATTTGCCTGTCACGTGTGCTCTTTTTGCGTCATCGCGCCTGAAAATCCAACACGCACCTTTGCGCATGTTGCCTAGGCTCCACCTTGTCTGCCTACTGAAGTGTGAGGGGCGACGTCAAAAATCGCCAAAGAAGGAAACACCAACAATGTCCCGCAAGTATCTACTCCTGTCCGCGAGCGCCGCGGTGCTCGCCTCGTCGTTCGCGTTCACCGCCGCAGCCCAGGAAGCCACTGACGAAGCCGACAGCGAACTTCGCGTCCAGGCCGTCACCGTCACGGCCACCCGCCGGGCCGAGAGCGTCCAGGACATTCCGCTGAACATCGCCGCCGTCGGCGACGCCCAGATCGAGGCGCAGGGCTTCGACGAGCTGGCCGATGTGCTCGCCTATGTACCCGGCATCAACGTTGTTGATCGCGGCGGCCGGCAAGGCAACCCGATCATCGTGCGCGGCCTCAATGCCGACGGCCTCGGCTCCGGCGACGGCAACAATGACGGGGGCGGCACGGTCGCGACTTATCTCGGCGAAGTGCCGGTCTTCCTCGACCTGAAACTCAACGACCTCGAGCGCGTCGAAGTGCTGCTGGGGCCGCAAGGCACGCTCTACGGGGCAGGGACGCTCGGCGGCGCCATCCGCTACATCCCGAAGAAGCCGGACTTCGACGGCGACACGCTGGATGTCCGTACCGAGATCTCCCAATATTCCGAAGCCGAGGACCTTTCCTACGAGGCGGGCCTGACCTTCAACAAGGCCTTCGCGCCGAACTTCGCCATCCGTGCCTCGATCGACTATGAAAATGATTCCGGCTTCACCGACTATCCGTTCGTCGTGCGCCAGATCGGTGTCTCCGATGCCGATCCGGATTTCAGCGATCCGGCCGATGTGGCGGCCAATACTTACCGCATCAATGATGCGGACGGCGAGGAAGTCTGGTCGGGCCGCGTCGCCGCGCGCTGGGAGCCGACTGACTGGCTCGACGGCACGCTGACCTACTATATCCAGCAATCCGATATCGAAGGCCGGCGCGGCGTCAGCCAGCAGCCTGGCGTGCCGACCGGCGAATACGAACTCGCCAAGCGCGTGCCGGAGCCGAACGAGATCACCAACCAGCTGCTCGCCCTGGAAGTGGTGGCTGACCTCGGCTTTGCCGAGCTGACGTCGGCGACAGGCTATTCGCGCTTCAACGACAATGGCCAGCGCGACCAGACCGACCTGCTGATCACGCTCGAATACAGCTACGAAGCTTTCCCGACCTTCACGTCGTACACGCACGAAAAGGGCATGGAAGCCCGCATCAACCAGGAAGTCCGGCTCGTCTCGAAGACGGACGGCCCGCTCAACTGGATCGTCGGCGCGTTCTACAACCAGTTCGAAGGCGCCGCCTATTCGGCCGAGTACACGCCGGGCTATGCGGCCTATGCCGGGTTCAACCGCCCGGATGACCTCGAGTATTACTCGCAGGATTATACCAAGCTCGAAGAGTCGGCCTTCTACGGCGAGATCGGCTATGACCTCACCGACAAATGGAGTGTCACGGTTGGCGGGCGATACTACCAGTACGACCTCGAATCCTTCTCGGACGTCGACTTCCCGCTGTTTGACCCGACCTTCATTCCGGTCGGCGTCAGCTCGCTCCAGGACAGCCTTCAGGCAGACTTTGCCGCCGGCAGCCCGAACGGCACCGAGAAGACCGGCCAGTCGGATGAAGGCACGCTGTTCAAGTTCAATACCTCGTATGACTTCACGGAAGACCTGCTCGGCTACCTCACGGTTTCGGAAGGCTACCGGATCGGCAACTCCAACGGCGTCGGCCAGTGCGATCCCTTCGATCCGCTGCAGCCGAACCTGCAGGGCGCCTGCGCCCTTGCGCCCGGCCAGCAGTACGGGCCGAACCCGGGCGACATCTCGACGCGCGACGAGCGCCAGTACCTGCCGGATACGACCACCAACTACGAGGTCGGCTTCAAGTCGACGCTGGCCGGTGGCCGCGTCACGCTGAACGGCGCGGTCTATTATGTGGAATGGACTGATCCGCAGCTGACTTCGGCGACGATCAACGCGTCGATCCCGATCACCGTGAACGCGGACGGCGCCGAATCGAAAGGTATCGAGCTCAACGGCGTCTGGGCCGCGACCGATGCGCTGACGCTGCGCGGCAGCTACAGCCATACGGAAGCCTCGCTCACCGCGCCGGCGCCGGGTCTCGTGCAGTCGATCACGCCGCCGGGTTTCGGCACGATCCTGATCGACGGGCGCGACGGCGACCGTCTGCCGGGCTCGTCGGAAGACCAGTTCTCCGTGTTCGGATCATACGTCTATGACCTTGTGTCCGGCCGGACGCTGACCTTCAATGGCGGTTATGCCTGGCAGGGCGACGTGCTGACGCGCACGGGCAGCCTCGGCGACGGCATCACGCTCGACAGCTACGGCGTGGCGAATGCCTCGGTCGTCTATGACACGGGTCCGTGGTCAGCGACGCTGTTCATCAACAACCTGTTCGACGAGTATTACGAGACCGGTGCGGTCAGCACGCCGCTGTTCAACCAGGTGCTGACCGACGACGATGGCGGCCCGGTCTATGTGCGCAGCTACTACACCTATGCCGGCGCACCGCGGGTCATCGGTGCACGGTTCAATTACAAGTTCGGTTGATACCGAGGTCTGAGCGGGTTGGCTCCGGCCAGCCCGACGGGGCACCGGGGGGTGTCAGACTGGAAAGGGCCGCTCTCAGGAGCGGCCCTTTTTAGTCAGGTTCAGTTGAGTTCATTCACGAAAATGGCGCCGTCCTTCATCACGAAGTCGACGTCCTCGAGCTGGCGAACGTCCGCCAGCGGATCACCGTCGACGGCGATGATGTCGGCGCGCTTGCCGGCGGTCAGGCTGCCGATCTCGGCGGTCAGTCCGAACAGTTCGGCATTGCCCATGGTGGCGGCGCGGATCGCTTCGGCGGGGCTCATGCCCCACTGGACCATGTAGGCGAACTGGCGCGCATTGAAACCGTGCGTGTAGACGCCGGCGTCGGTGCCGAAAGCCATCTTGGCGCCGGCCTTCACGGCGGCCTGGAAGCGTTCGCGCTGGGCCTTGCCGACGGTCTTCTCCTTCTCAAGCGATTCCGGAAGGATGCCGGCGGCCTCGCCCTCGCTGAGGATGAAGTCCGACACGTAGATATCCATCGACAGGAAGGTGCCCTTCTTGACCGCGAGCTTCAGGCTTTCGTCCGTGATCAGACTGGCGTGCTCGACCGAATCGACGCCGGCTTCGAGCGCGGTCTGGATGCCCTTCGCGCCGTGCGCGTGGACGGCAACCTTGAGGCCGAGCTCGTGGGCTTCGTCGACGATCGCCTTCATTTCCTCGAAGGTGAACTGCTGGGCGCCGATGGTCGTGCCCTTGGAGAGCACGCCGCCGGTGCCGCAGAACTTAATCACCTGCGCGCCATACTTCTTGTTCTCGCGTACCTTCTGGCGCACCGCCCACGGACCATCGGCCACGCCGCCGCCGACCGAGTGGTCCTCGTAGGGCAGGAGGTTCGAATCGCAGTGCCCGCCGGTGATGCCGATCGACTGGCCGGCCGGAATGATCCGAGGGCCCGGAACCTCGCCCGAGTCGATGGCGTCCTTCAGGTCGACATCGGTGAAGCCCGGCGCGCCGAGATTGCGCACTGTGGTGAAGCCGGCGCGCAGGGTCTTCTCGGCATTCGCGACGCCGGAGATGGCGGCGCGCGGGGTGGAGACAGTCAGGCGCCGGTAGCCGTGCAGGTCCGACCGGTTGGTCAGGTGGACGTGGCTGTCGGAGAGGCCCGGCAGCAGGAAGGCGCCGTGCATGTCGATCCGGTCCGCACCGGTTGCGCCCAACGTTCCGGCGCGGCCGATGGCCTTGATCTTCCCGTCCTCGATGAGGACGTCGTGGTCCTTCATGATGACGCCGCGCTCGACATCCAGCACATGGCCGCCGCTGAGCAAGGTGGTCTCGGCCGACGCGGCGAAGGCAAGGGCGGCAAGGCCGGCGGCGGCGAGCAAGGGGCGAAGCATGGGGTGTCTCCGGAGCGGTTTTGCAAGACCTAGCCGCGCAAGGCTGGCTTGCCTAGGCGGCGCGCAAAATCCGGGTGGCGGGCGCTCCGGCAGCCTCGTATAGGAGCAGCCATGACCACGCCCGTGCGCTTTGGATTTTTCGCTGCCCTTGGCGCCTACCTGATCTGGGGCAGCCTGCCGCTTTATATCCGGGCGATGCGCCATGTCGGGGCGTTCGAGCTCCTGGCCCACCGGATCATCTGGTCGGTGCCGACGGCGATTGCACTGATCGCGGTGGCGGCCAACTGGCGCGATGTGAAGGCGGCCTTCTCGGGCTCGAACCTCAAATGGCTGGCCTTGTCCGGACTGCTGATCGGGGTGAACTGGTCGACCTATATCTGGGCGGTGAATGCCGACCGGGCGATGGAAGCCTCGCTCGGCTATTTCATCAACCCGCTCGTCAATGTGCTGCTCGGCATGCTGATCTTCTCGGAAAAGCTGCGCAAGGCGCAGTGGGTGGCGGTCGCCGTGGCGACGGCGGGCGTGGCGGTGATTGCGTTTGCCTTCGGGCGCGTGCCCTGGGTGGCGCTGGTGCTGTGCACGACGTTCGGGGCCTATTCGGTGATCCGCAAGCAGGTCGCCATCGACAGCCGCGCGGGTTTCCTGGTCGAGGTCGCGCTGCTTGCGCCGGTGGCTGTGGCCTGGCTCACCTGGTTTGCCAACCAGCCGGGCGGGCGCTGGATGGGGGAGGGCGGAGCCGACGTGTTCCTGCTGATGGCCGCAGGGCCGATCACGGCGGTGCCGCTGATCCTGTTCGCGCTGGCGGCCAAGCGGCTGAAACTCTCAACGGTCGGGATGATGCAGTATATCGGGCCGACCATCCAGTTCCTGATCGCGCTCTTCGTTTTCAAGGAAGGCTTCAGCCCGCTACATGCCGTCGGCTTCGCCGGGATCTGGACGGCGCTGGTGATCTTTACCGCCGACAGTCTGATGGGCGATGCGAAGGCGCGCCGCCTCGCGCGGACGGCCCGGCCGGCCTGAGGCCACCCCAAAAAGAAACGGCGACGCCCGAAGGTGCCGCCGGAGATAGGGGTGTGCATGTGAGATCAACGTTGATCTGAAATGGGCTTTGCAATGCCCGTGCCAGACCGGCGTCAGGCGCGCGGCGGCGTGAGGGCAAGCCAGATCGCGATGCCCATGAGGAGGCCTGCGAACGTGAGCCGCGCGGCGAGCGAGGTGCGCCAGCCTTCGAGCCGTGTGCCAGCATGGCCCGCCACGAGGACGATACCGACGTGGACGAGCGTGGCGACGCTGAGATGGATCAGGCCGAGCACGAGGCTCTGCACCCAGACGGGCAGGCCGTGCGAGGGCGCGATGAACTGGTTGATCAGCAGGACATAGAAGGCGAGGGCCTTCGGGTTGAGGACATTGGCGACGAGGCCGCTCCGGAAACCATACGCGCCGCCGCGCTGGGCGAGCGATGCGGAGCCGCCATCGGACCAGGCTTCCCAGGCAAGGTAGAGCATGAAGGCGATGCCGGCCCAATGTAGGGCGGTGTGGATGCTCGGCACCGAAATCAGAAGGGCGGTGAGGCCGGTGACCGCGGCGACCAGCTGCAC
The genomic region above belongs to Acidobacteriota bacterium and contains:
- a CDS encoding TonB-dependent receptor; its protein translation is MSRKYLLLSASAAVLASSFAFTAAAQEATDEADSELRVQAVTVTATRRAESVQDIPLNIAAVGDAQIEAQGFDELADVLAYVPGINVVDRGGRQGNPIIVRGLNADGLGSGDGNNDGGGTVATYLGEVPVFLDLKLNDLERVEVLLGPQGTLYGAGTLGGAIRYIPKKPDFDGDTLDVRTEISQYSEAEDLSYEAGLTFNKAFAPNFAIRASIDYENDSGFTDYPFVVRQIGVSDADPDFSDPADVAANTYRINDADGEEVWSGRVAARWEPTDWLDGTLTYYIQQSDIEGRRGVSQQPGVPTGEYELAKRVPEPNEITNQLLALEVVADLGFAELTSATGYSRFNDNGQRDQTDLLITLEYSYEAFPTFTSYTHEKGMEARINQEVRLVSKTDGPLNWIVGAFYNQFEGAAYSAEYTPGYAAYAGFNRPDDLEYYSQDYTKLEESAFYGEIGYDLTDKWSVTVGGRYYQYDLESFSDVDFPLFDPTFIPVGVSSLQDSLQADFAAGSPNGTEKTGQSDEGTLFKFNTSYDFTEDLLGYLTVSEGYRIGNSNGVGQCDPFDPLQPNLQGACALAPGQQYGPNPGDISTRDERQYLPDTTTNYEVGFKSTLAGGRVTLNGAVYYVEWTDPQLTSATINASIPITVNADGAESKGIELNGVWAATDALTLRGSYSHTEASLTAPAPGLVQSITPPGFGTILIDGRDGDRLPGSSEDQFSVFGSYVYDLVSGRTLTFNGGYAWQGDVLTRTGSLGDGITLDSYGVANASVVYDTGPWSATLFINNLFDEYYETGAVSTPLFNQVLTDDDGGPVYVRSYYTYAGAPRVIGARFNYKFG
- a CDS encoding amidohydrolase family protein — protein: MLRPLLAAAGLAALAFAASAETTLLSGGHVLDVERGVIMKDHDVLIEDGKIKAIGRAGTLGATGADRIDMHGAFLLPGLSDSHVHLTNRSDLHGYRRLTVSTPRAAISGVANAEKTLRAGFTTVRNLGAPGFTDVDLKDAIDSGEVPGPRIIPAGQSIGITGGHCDSNLLPYEDHSVGGGVADGPWAVRQKVRENKKYGAQVIKFCGTGGVLSKGTTIGAQQFTFEEMKAIVDEAHELGLKVAVHAHGAKGIQTALEAGVDSVEHASLITDESLKLAVKKGTFLSMDIYVSDFILSEGEAAGILPESLEKEKTVGKAQRERFQAAVKAGAKMAFGTDAGVYTHGFNARQFAYMVQWGMSPAEAIRAATMGNAELFGLTAEIGSLTAGKRADIIAVDGDPLADVRQLEDVDFVMKDGAIFVNELN
- the rarD gene encoding EamA family transporter RarD, translated to MTTPVRFGFFAALGAYLIWGSLPLYIRAMRHVGAFELLAHRIIWSVPTAIALIAVAANWRDVKAAFSGSNLKWLALSGLLIGVNWSTYIWAVNADRAMEASLGYFINPLVNVLLGMLIFSEKLRKAQWVAVAVATAGVAVIAFAFGRVPWVALVLCTTFGAYSVIRKQVAIDSRAGFLVEVALLAPVAVAWLTWFANQPGGRWMGEGGADVFLLMAAGPITAVPLILFALAAKRLKLSTVGMMQYIGPTIQFLIALFVFKEGFSPLHAVGFAGIWTALVIFTADSLMGDAKARRLARTARPA
- a CDS encoding LysE family translocator: MADGFDWPAFLLAVAIIELTPGPNMGWLAALTLRDGHKIGFAAVAGIALGLSVQLVAAVTGLTALLISVPSIHTALHWAGIAFMLYLAWEAWSDGGSASLAQRGGAYGFRSGLVANVLNPKALAFYVLLINQFIAPSHGLPVWVQSLVLGLIHLSVATLVHVGIVLVAGHAGTRLEGWRTSLAARLTFAGLLMGIAIWLALTPPRA